One window of the Anticarsia gemmatalis isolate Benzon Research Colony breed Stoneville strain chromosome 21, ilAntGemm2 primary, whole genome shotgun sequence genome contains the following:
- the LOC142982395 gene encoding uncharacterized protein LOC142982395: MLRFHIALAVLVFTISVSLANICPITAGPVTDIPITDSPAAASPASDCLSIASPVADSLAIASPAIDSLTTAVPATDSLVTAVPATDSLATAVPATDSLATAVPATDSLATAVPATDSLATAVPATDSPITDSPATASPATDSPATASPATDCPIIASPVTDSPTSDSPATICPTSLSPSTDCTTDATPATASPATDCPTINPTSVCPTPNTISARPSHHRHHVPARHRHRRRKHPHHRRHRHRPRHSSRRHRHRHHHRRRSEMNIIKSIN; this comes from the exons ATGTTGCGATTTCATATTGCTTTAGCTGTTTTG GTATTCACCATCAGCGTAAGCCTGGCCAATATTTGCCCGATCACAGCCGGCCCGGTGACTGATATTCCAATCACCGATAGCCCGGCCGCTGCTAGCCCGGCTAGCGACTGCCTGTCCATCGCTAGCCCGGTCGCTGATAGCCTAGCTATTGCTAGCCCGGCCATTGATAGCCTGACTACTGCTGTCCCGGCCACTGATAGCCTGGTTACTGCTGTCCCGGCCACTGATAGCCTGGCTACTGCTGTCCCGGCCACTGATAGCCTGGCTACTGCTGTCCCGGCCACTGATAGCCTGGCTACTGCTGTCCCGGCCACTGATAGCCTGGCTACTGCTGTCCCGGCCACTGATAGCCCGATCACCGATAGCCCGGCTACTGCTAGCCCAGCCACTGACAGCCCGGCTACTGCTAGCCCTGCTACCGACTGCCCCATCATTGCTAGCCCGGTCACTGATAGCCCGACCTCTGATAGCCCAGCAACTATTTGCCCGACCAGTCTCAGCCCGAGTACTGATTGCACGACCGATGCAACTCCAGCCACTGCTAGCCCGGCTACCGACTGCCCAACCATTAACCCAACCTCTGTCTGCCCGACTCCTAATACCATATCAGCGAGACCTTCACATCATAGACACCATGTTCCAGCGAGACACAGACATAGAAGAAGGAAACACCCGCATCACAGACGCCATAGGCACAGACCGAGGCATAGTTCGCGAAGGCACAGGCACAGACACCATCATAGAAGACGGAGTgagatgaatattattaaaagcattaattaa
- the LOC142982240 gene encoding uncharacterized protein LOC142982240 isoform X2, whose amino-acid sequence MSQMLPEGGEVMRRVACGDVCPAPPPAHPPHAHTTHRTENKELLRQQLLSASKERLEKQESPKPKHARNRQKNRWKLKFHHQALPQEYLDHYEQSLQKANAKQAQQKQKPPEKPKAEPNFDINNFTNETFKIWAQRLAGIQNETGTLTVPQVSSMLNMAAKPPAKPDEKKKKSPAIAPSKIVTYDDLPYMGEMTLNNSKPRRGRKPKKADICHLIYENYGTVVPGQPPPSQDKLNPLNMCPPFRTGDNPPLSSPKTDLQNKIISSLLERKLSQENKKRLESMTPPKFNSPDEPMPEAPITIAGPLHSDDEPLNLCIRDLHDLKIQIQKKFGNIYTSLPEVKTEVDAESEQDGKADQPPNAISVIQRNTNLTPATASSSPDLSRTNRPVSPALSEPAQGTVSQEGEGKFPLVYWPNAGIYMHPLALQTQLLYYQRLAAAGQLPVSPDDPSRGPSTPNSVSEVSENSSTLDDNKNKLVLKQISELLDPKVIKQVEEAKRSPDQTKMKRASPNPVQGPVKRKRSAIFIPPMPTKTNSTTPTTEVSICKFKFTGGSKPSLQEKKMLSVDSGGNFRYYSGTGNKGNKGYDYLQRNSNQNTDTTGESSTSAPKIDQTVALSKEDLSKKKRKSRKSLQREKLEQTFKEKGFLIQTQQLQSAEGATYCKFRQLRKFTRYLFRSWKDYLPGELEENQNNAENTEQQPSPANDGTTAGEWG is encoded by the coding sequence GACAGAAAACAAAGAGCTGCTACGACAACAACTGCTGTCAGCGAGTAAAGAACGCTTAGAGAAGCAGGAGTCTCCCAAGCCGAAGCACGCTCGCAACAGACAGAAGAACCGTTGGAAACTAAAGTTCCACCACCAGGCCTTGCCGCAGGAGTACCTCGACCACTACGAGCAGAGCCTGCAGAAGGCCAACGCCAAACAAGCGCAGCAGAAACAGAAACCTCCAGAAAAACCCAAAGCTGAACCAAACTTCGACATAAATAACTTCACCAATGAGACGTTCAAGATCTGGGCGCAGAGACTCGCCGGCATACAGAATGAGACCGGCACACTGACCGTCCCGCAAGTGTCGTCGATGCTCAACATGGCAGCTAAACCACCCGCCAAACCTGatgagaagaagaagaaatcaCCTGCTATTGCTCCTAGTAAAATTGTTACTTACGACGACTTGCCGTACATGGGAGAAATGACTCTGAATAATTCTAAACCAAGAAGAGGAAGGAAACCCAAAAAGGCAGACATCTGTCAcctaatttatgaaaattacgGGACTGTTGTCCCTGGACAGCCACCTCCTTCGCAGGACAAACTGAACCCTTTAAACATGTGTCCACCATTCAGGACTGGTGATAACCCGCCACTGAGCAGTCCTAAAACTGACTTACAGAATAAGATAATCTCAAGTTTATTAGAAAGGAAATTGTCGCAAGAGAACAAGAAACGTTTAGAATCTATGACACCGCCGAAGTTCAACAGTCCGGACGAGCCTATGCCGGAAGCTCCCATTACTATTGCAGGACCCTTGCATAGTGATGATGAACCATTAAACTTATGTATTAGAGACCTTCACGATTTAAAGATACAGATACAAAAGAAATTCGGTAACATCTACACGTCACTACCTGAAGTGAAGACTGAAGTCGACGCTGAATCTGAACAAGACGGCAAGGCTGATCAGCCTCCAAATGCAATTTCTGTCATTCAGAGGAACACGAATTTAACCCCTGCGACAGCGAGCAGTTCTCCTGACTTGTCAAGGACGAACCGTCCAGTTTCTCCTGCGTTGTCTGAACCAGCGCAAGGCACTGTGAGTCAGGAGGGAGAGGGGAAATTCCCTCTCGTGTACTGGCCTAACGCAGGCATCTACATGCACCCCTTAGCGTTACAAACCCAGTTGCTGTACTACCAAAGGCTAGCGGCTGCAGGACAGCTCCCCGTCTCACCAGACGACCCCAGCCGGGGACCCTCGACACCAAACAGTGTGAGCGAGGTCTCGGAAAACTCTTCAACGTTAGACGATAATAAGAACAAGCTGGTGCTCAAACAAATATCAGAATTATTAGACCCTAAGGTGATAAAGCAGGTGGAAGAAGCGAAGCGAAGTCCTGATCAGACGAAAATGAAGAGGGCGTCGCCGAACCCCGTGCAAGGACCGGTTAAAAGGAAAAGATCAGCGATATTCATCCCTCCAATGCCGACGAAAACTAATTCTACTACTCCGACAACAGAAGTTAGTATCTGCAAGTTCAAATTCACGGGGGGATCCAAACCTTCGCTACAGGAGAAAAAGATGCTGTCAGTTGACTCTGGAGGCAACTTTAGGTACTACAGCGGCACTGGGAATAAGGGAAACAAAGGTTACGACTACCTGCAGAGGAATTCAAATCAGAACACTGATACTACAGGAGAATCATCAACTTCTGCTCCCAAAATCGATCAGACCGTAGCGTTAAGCAAAGAGGATTTAAGCAAAAAGAAGAGAAAGTCGCGAAAGAGTTTACAGAGGGAAAAACTAGAACAGACATTTAAAGAAAAGGGGTTTCTGATACAAACGCAGCAGCTTCAGTCAGCGGAAGGGGCGACGTACTGCAAGTTCCGGCAGCTGAGGAAGTTCACCAGATACCTATTCAGGAGCTGGAAGGACTACCTCCCGGGGGAACTGGAGGAAAACCAGAATAACGCGGAGAATACTGAACAACAACCGTCACCAGCGAACGATGGCACCACGGCTGGGGAGTGGGGGTGA
- the LOC142982240 gene encoding uncharacterized protein LOC142982240 isoform X1, which yields MCGLRRSIDESFFKKVMRRVACGDVCPAPPPAHPPHAHTTHRTENKELLRQQLLSASKERLEKQESPKPKHARNRQKNRWKLKFHHQALPQEYLDHYEQSLQKANAKQAQQKQKPPEKPKAEPNFDINNFTNETFKIWAQRLAGIQNETGTLTVPQVSSMLNMAAKPPAKPDEKKKKSPAIAPSKIVTYDDLPYMGEMTLNNSKPRRGRKPKKADICHLIYENYGTVVPGQPPPSQDKLNPLNMCPPFRTGDNPPLSSPKTDLQNKIISSLLERKLSQENKKRLESMTPPKFNSPDEPMPEAPITIAGPLHSDDEPLNLCIRDLHDLKIQIQKKFGNIYTSLPEVKTEVDAESEQDGKADQPPNAISVIQRNTNLTPATASSSPDLSRTNRPVSPALSEPAQGTVSQEGEGKFPLVYWPNAGIYMHPLALQTQLLYYQRLAAAGQLPVSPDDPSRGPSTPNSVSEVSENSSTLDDNKNKLVLKQISELLDPKVIKQVEEAKRSPDQTKMKRASPNPVQGPVKRKRSAIFIPPMPTKTNSTTPTTEVSICKFKFTGGSKPSLQEKKMLSVDSGGNFRYYSGTGNKGNKGYDYLQRNSNQNTDTTGESSTSAPKIDQTVALSKEDLSKKKRKSRKSLQREKLEQTFKEKGFLIQTQQLQSAEGATYCKFRQLRKFTRYLFRSWKDYLPGELEENQNNAENTEQQPSPANDGTTAGEWG from the coding sequence GACAGAAAACAAAGAGCTGCTACGACAACAACTGCTGTCAGCGAGTAAAGAACGCTTAGAGAAGCAGGAGTCTCCCAAGCCGAAGCACGCTCGCAACAGACAGAAGAACCGTTGGAAACTAAAGTTCCACCACCAGGCCTTGCCGCAGGAGTACCTCGACCACTACGAGCAGAGCCTGCAGAAGGCCAACGCCAAACAAGCGCAGCAGAAACAGAAACCTCCAGAAAAACCCAAAGCTGAACCAAACTTCGACATAAATAACTTCACCAATGAGACGTTCAAGATCTGGGCGCAGAGACTCGCCGGCATACAGAATGAGACCGGCACACTGACCGTCCCGCAAGTGTCGTCGATGCTCAACATGGCAGCTAAACCACCCGCCAAACCTGatgagaagaagaagaaatcaCCTGCTATTGCTCCTAGTAAAATTGTTACTTACGACGACTTGCCGTACATGGGAGAAATGACTCTGAATAATTCTAAACCAAGAAGAGGAAGGAAACCCAAAAAGGCAGACATCTGTCAcctaatttatgaaaattacgGGACTGTTGTCCCTGGACAGCCACCTCCTTCGCAGGACAAACTGAACCCTTTAAACATGTGTCCACCATTCAGGACTGGTGATAACCCGCCACTGAGCAGTCCTAAAACTGACTTACAGAATAAGATAATCTCAAGTTTATTAGAAAGGAAATTGTCGCAAGAGAACAAGAAACGTTTAGAATCTATGACACCGCCGAAGTTCAACAGTCCGGACGAGCCTATGCCGGAAGCTCCCATTACTATTGCAGGACCCTTGCATAGTGATGATGAACCATTAAACTTATGTATTAGAGACCTTCACGATTTAAAGATACAGATACAAAAGAAATTCGGTAACATCTACACGTCACTACCTGAAGTGAAGACTGAAGTCGACGCTGAATCTGAACAAGACGGCAAGGCTGATCAGCCTCCAAATGCAATTTCTGTCATTCAGAGGAACACGAATTTAACCCCTGCGACAGCGAGCAGTTCTCCTGACTTGTCAAGGACGAACCGTCCAGTTTCTCCTGCGTTGTCTGAACCAGCGCAAGGCACTGTGAGTCAGGAGGGAGAGGGGAAATTCCCTCTCGTGTACTGGCCTAACGCAGGCATCTACATGCACCCCTTAGCGTTACAAACCCAGTTGCTGTACTACCAAAGGCTAGCGGCTGCAGGACAGCTCCCCGTCTCACCAGACGACCCCAGCCGGGGACCCTCGACACCAAACAGTGTGAGCGAGGTCTCGGAAAACTCTTCAACGTTAGACGATAATAAGAACAAGCTGGTGCTCAAACAAATATCAGAATTATTAGACCCTAAGGTGATAAAGCAGGTGGAAGAAGCGAAGCGAAGTCCTGATCAGACGAAAATGAAGAGGGCGTCGCCGAACCCCGTGCAAGGACCGGTTAAAAGGAAAAGATCAGCGATATTCATCCCTCCAATGCCGACGAAAACTAATTCTACTACTCCGACAACAGAAGTTAGTATCTGCAAGTTCAAATTCACGGGGGGATCCAAACCTTCGCTACAGGAGAAAAAGATGCTGTCAGTTGACTCTGGAGGCAACTTTAGGTACTACAGCGGCACTGGGAATAAGGGAAACAAAGGTTACGACTACCTGCAGAGGAATTCAAATCAGAACACTGATACTACAGGAGAATCATCAACTTCTGCTCCCAAAATCGATCAGACCGTAGCGTTAAGCAAAGAGGATTTAAGCAAAAAGAAGAGAAAGTCGCGAAAGAGTTTACAGAGGGAAAAACTAGAACAGACATTTAAAGAAAAGGGGTTTCTGATACAAACGCAGCAGCTTCAGTCAGCGGAAGGGGCGACGTACTGCAAGTTCCGGCAGCTGAGGAAGTTCACCAGATACCTATTCAGGAGCTGGAAGGACTACCTCCCGGGGGAACTGGAGGAAAACCAGAATAACGCGGAGAATACTGAACAACAACCGTCACCAGCGAACGATGGCACCACGGCTGGGGAGTGGGGGTGA
- the LOC142982242 gene encoding transketolase-like protein 2, whose translation MKGDKNVDIQALKDIANKLRIDSIVSTNASKSGHPTSCASMAEIMSVLFFHTMRYKISAPRDASADRFILSKGHAAPILYAAWAEAGLFPVEDLKNLRKLDSDLEGHPTPRLNFVDVGTGSLGQGLAVAAGMAYVGKYFDQAPYRVYCLVGDGEAAEGSIWESLHFASHYKLDNLVVIFDVNRLGQSEPTSLQHKMEVYEARLKAFGLHTVVVDGHDVSELVKAFDGAAGHAGAPTAVVAKTFKGKGFPGIEDLENWHGKALGADGDKIIKHLQSQIKNNAITLKASPPLAEAPKIHIGDITLSSPPAYKAGELVATRLAYGTALKKIADTNMRVIALDGDTKNSTFSDKLRAAYPERYIECFIAEQNLVGVATGAACRDRAVVFASTFAAFFTRTFDQIRMGAISQSNMNLAGSHCGVSIGEDGPSQMGLEDIALFRAVPTATVFYPSDAVSCERAVELAANTKGICYIRTSRPNTAMLYPNDEVFKVGQAKIIRQSPKDRVLLIGAGITLHEAIIAADKLKTEGVEARILDPFTVKPLDEAAVVQHAKAAGGRIVVVEDHYQAGGLGEAVISAVAQQRDIVVKHVCVREVPRSGPPAALLDKYGISANHIHAAVGQVLKL comes from the exons atgaaaGGCGACAAAAATGTGGACATTCAGGCCCTTAAGGACATCGCCAACAAACTGAGGATCGACAGCATCGTCTCCACAAATGCATCCAAATCGGG TCACCCGACATCATGCGCGTCGATGGCGGAGATCATGTCGGTGCTGTTCTTCCACACCATGCGCTACAAGATCTCCGCGCCCCGGGACGCCTCCGCCGACCGATTCATTCTATCCAAG GGCCACGCCGCCCCCATCCTATACGCCGCCTGGGCTGAGGCCGGCCTCTTCCCCGTGGAGGACCTGAAGAACCTGCGCAAGCTGGACTCGGACCTGGAGGGCCACCCCACCCCCAGACTGAACTTCGTGGACGTGGGCACGGGGTCCTTGGGTCAGGGGCTCGCTGTCGCCGCCGGTATGGCGTACGTCGGCAAGTACTTCGACCAGGCACCATACAG GGTGTACTGCCTGGTGGGAGACGGCGAGGCGGCCGAGGGCAGCATCTGGGAGTCGCTGCACTTCGCCAGCCACTACAAGCTAGACAACCTCGTCGTCATCTTCGACGTCAACAGGCTCGGACAGTCCGAACCCACCTCGCTGCAGCACAAG ATGGAAGTATACGAGGCCCGGCTGAAGGCGTTCGGGCTGCACACCGTGGTGGTGGACGGCCACGACGTGTCGGAGCTGGTCAAGGCGTTCGACGGCGCCGCGGGCCACGCGGGCGCGCCCACCGCCGTCGTCGCCAAGACCTTCAAGGGCAAGGGCTTCCCCGGCATCGAGGACCTGGAGAACTGGCACGGCAAGGCGCTGGGAGCCGACGGAGACAAGATCATCAAG CACCTACAAAGTCAGATCAAGAACAACGCGATCACCCTGAAGGCCTCCCCCCCTCTGGCCGAGGCTCCCAAGATCCACATCGGCGACATCACTCTCTCGTCCCCGCCGGCCTACAAGGCGGGCGAGCTGGTCGCCACGCGCCTCGCGTATGGGACCGCCTTGAAGAAGATCGCTGATACTAACATGCG TGTGATAGCCCTGGACGGCGACACAAAGAACTCCACATTCAGCGACAAGCTCCGCGCCGCGTACCCGGAGCGCTACATCGAGTGCTTCATCGCGGAACAGAACCTGGTCGGAGTCGCTACTGGCGCCGCCTGCCGCGACAGAGCCGTCGTCTTCGCCTCCACCTTCGCCGCCTTCTTCACCAGGACCTTCGACCAG ATCCGCATGGGCGCCATCAGCCAGTCCAACATGAACCTGGCGGGCTCGCACTGTGGGGTCAGCATCGGCGAGGACGGACCCTCGCAGATGGGGCTCGAGGACATCGCGCTGTTCCGCGCCGTGCCCACCGCCACCGTCTTCTACCCCTC TGACGCAGTATCGTGCGAGCGTGCCGTGGAGCTGGCCGCCAACACGAAGGGCATCTGTTACATCAGAACCTCGAGGCCCAACACCGCCATGCTCTACCCCAACGATGAGGTGTTCAAG GTTGGTCAAGCCAAGATCATCCGTCAGTCTCCCAAGGACCGCGTGTTGTTGATCGGCGCCGGCATCACTCTGCACGAGGCCATCATCGCCGCTGACAAACTTAAAACTGAAG GCGTGGAGGCGCGCATCCTGGACCCGTTCACGGTGAAGCCGCTGGACGAGGCGGCCGTGGTGCAGCACGCCAAGGCGGCCGGCGGCAGGATCGTCGTCGTCGAGGATCACTACCAGGCTG GAGGTCTCGGCGAGGCAGTAATCTCAGCGGTGGCTCAGCAGCGCGACATCGTGGTGAAGCACGTGTGCGTGCGCGAGGTGCCACGTTCGGGTCCGCCCGCCGCGCTGCTCGACAAGTACGGCATCTCCGCCAACCACATACACGCCGCCGTCGGACAAGTGCTCAAGCTATAA